A window of Hordeum vulgare subsp. vulgare chromosome 5H, MorexV3_pseudomolecules_assembly, whole genome shotgun sequence genomic DNA:
ACTTGGAGAACAATGTATCTGTACTTTAAGATAACACTCTGATCCACCATTTCATGTCCACATCTCTCTGATTATTTAAATTTACTTATGCTACTTTCGGAGCGAGTCTTGACTCCTTGGAAGCCAACCACGACCCGGCAACCCAGATCTGGACCTTATTTATAGTTCACGAGCAGAAAGGGATCAAACATCAAAGCAGCACGGAGGTCCAACAATGGCGGAGAAGGGCGTGAAGGTGTTCGGCATGTGGGCGAGCCCCATGGTCATCCGGGTGGAGTGGGCGCTCCGGCTCAAGGGCGTCGTGTACGAGTACGTCGACGAGGACCTCGCCAGCAAGAGCGACGCGCTGCTCCGCCGCAACCCGGTGACCAAGAAGGTGCCGGTGCTGGTCCACGACGGCAAGCCGATCGTGGAGTCCACCATCATCGTCGAGTACATCGACGAGGCGTGGAAGGACGGCTACCCCATCATGCCGGCCGACCCCCACGACCGGGCTCAGGCGAGGTTCTGGGCCAGGTTCGCCGACGACAAGGTACACACGCATATGCACCATCTGTTCAGCAAAGCATTAAGCACACATTCCTAGAGTTCTAGTCCGCAGTTGCTCTGATCGATGGCATGATCGGACCTGGTTTGTTCAGTGCAACGCCGCCATCTACCCGGTCTTCACGGCGACCGGCAAGGCGCAGCGGGAGGTGGTGCGCGAGGCACAGCGGTGCCTGAAGACGCTGGAGACGGCCCTGGAGGGGAAGAAGTTCTTCGGGGGCGACGCCATCGGCTACCTCGACGTCGTGGTTGGGTGGTACGCGTACTGGCTGCCGGTCATCGAGGAGGTCTCCGGCGCCAGCATCGTCACCGACGAGGAGCTCCCTCTGATGAAGGCCTGGTTCGACCGGTTCCTGGCCGTCGACGTGGTGAAGGACACCCTGCCACCCAGGGACAAGCTCCTGGCGCTCAACAAGGCTCGCCGTGCGCAGCT
This region includes:
- the LOC123398941 gene encoding glutathione transferase GST 23; translation: MAEKGVKVFGMWASPMVIRVEWALRLKGVVYEYVDEDLASKSDALLRRNPVTKKVPVLVHDGKPIVESTIIVEYIDEAWKDGYPIMPADPHDRAQARFWARFADDKCNAAIYPVFTATGKAQREVVREAQRCLKTLETALEGKKFFGGDAIGYLDVVVGWYAYWLPVIEEVSGASIVTDEELPLMKAWFDRFLAVDVVKDTLPPRDKLLALNKARRAQLLSA